ATATTAATAGTCACTGCTGCTGTCCGTTGTGATGGAGCCAGTCAACACTTTGCTCCGTTAGAATTCCCAGCAACGGCAGACTTATCATGTAGTGTGGCATTAATTAAAGCTGCTAAAAAAATTGGTATTAAATCGCACCATGGTGTGACTGTGTCTTCAGATACATTTTATCCCGGACAAGAAAGAAAAGATACATATTCTGGCCTAATTATTAAAAAGTTACGTGGTTCTATGGAAGAATGGAAAAATATGGGAGTTATGAGTTACGAAATGGAATCTGCAACACTGTTAACTATGTGCTTGACTCAAGGACTGAGGGCAGGAGTTGTAACGGGTATTATCGTAAATCGCACACAACAAGAAGCCCCAAATATTATTTGGATACACAATGCTGAATACATGGCGATTAAAGTTGTAATAGAAGGCGCTCGCATTCTTCTTAACAAAGAAGATAACTGCATATAGTTAATTTGTTTGATAATATTAACTATCAATTGTTATTATTATTATTATTTAAATTTTTGATTTAATTTATTATGACATAATTTAATTGATTTTAAAAATTATTATAAACATACTGTTTTTAAAAATACTTTCATATGAAAAATGTTTTAACATGATTAAAAATCATGCATTTTGAAACATAATATAACATTAAGCAATTCAGATTTCTTAAATTATTTAAACATCATATATAATAATGAATAGTAAATAATTACCATAATATTTTTATGGTTACATTTTATAATAGAGAATATATGACAATCATCCCATTTTACTTGTATAATATAATTAGTATGTTAGCAGGTTCCCTACTCACTGGAGTATTCTGTAAAATTATAAAAAAACGTTGTATTAAAAGATATAAAAATGACTGTAAAGCCCATGAGAACGCATTAGGTATAATTAAACAAAACTTAAAAAATGAATCTGACTTACGGCATAATATTGAACAAAAATTACAAAACAAATCACAAATAATATATGAACTATATGGGAAATTATCTACCACTGAAGAACGTTTAAAATTATTAGATCATTATCACCAAAAATCTGAGCAACTAAATCATGAATTACATATACAATTAAATTTAAATCATACTCAAGAATTAAAACTACAAGAATTAAGTATCCGTTTAGAAGAATATAAGCTTGCAACAAAAGAAAAACAAAAGTTATTTACTGATAGTGAAAATCGATTAGCTATGCAATTTGAAAATTTAGCAAATCGTATTTTTGAACAAAATGGATACAAGATAGATAAACAAAACCGAATAACTCTTGATAGAATGCTGTATCCATTAAAAGAACAATTAGAAGGATTTAAAAATCAAATACAAAACAACATTGAAAAAGAAAAGCAAGCAAGGCATACTTTAACGTATGAAATTCGTAATTTGCACCAATTAAACGCAAAAATCACTCAAGAAACTATTAATTTAACACAAGCATTAAAGGGAAATAATAAAACCCAAGGTAGTTGGGGAGAAGTAATTTTAACTCGTGCATTAGAAGCTTCTGGTATGCGTGAAGGTCATGAGTTTCATGTACAAGTCAGTATAAAACAAACAAATGGGCATAGATTACAACCTGATGTAATTATCCATTTACCTCAAGGTAAAGATGTAGTCATTGATTCCAAAATATCTTTAGTGGCCTATGAACGTTATTTCAATAGCAATAATGAAGAAGATCGACAATTAGCTATTACTGACCATGTCCACTCATTGCGTGCACATATAAAGTCATTAAGTAAAAAAGATTACCAAAAATTATTTGGATTAAATACATTAGATTACATTTTAATGTTTGTTCCTATTGAATCTGCTTTTATGTTGGCTATTGAGAAAGAAGCATCATTACTAACTGATGCCATGCGATACAATATCATGTTAATTAGTCCTACAACGTTATTGATTGCTTTACGTACTATTAACAATCTATGGCGCTATGAATATCAAAATTGTCACTCAAAAAAAATTGCCGATAAAGCAGGACGATTATATGATAAACTACGACTATTTATGGATGACTTAAATAAAATTGGTCTATATCTAAATAAAGCAGAAATTATTTATAATGCAGCAAAAAATAAATTTTCTGAAGGAAAAGGTAATATTATAAGTCAAGCGGAAAGTTTTAGAGCACTTGGGGTACAAATAAAACAACCAATTATCCCTAATGAAATTACTCCTCATTCTATATTTTTATGTGATAAAGAAAATAATTCTTCTAATCCATCCGATTTTGAAGATGACATCATCCGCAATACATGTCATGAACCTTTAACTAATTCTTGATCAAATACGTCTAAAATATATAAATTAGTAAAAAATACTTATTTTATTAAATTTTCAATAAATAAAAATCCAATGAAAGGTCTTACAACACAGAATAAATATGAATAATAAACATAAAAAAAATACGACTCATTTTGGTTTTCAAAAAATTCCCAAAAATAAAAAAACATTACTAGTATCCAATATCTTCCATACTATAGCATCAAAGTATGATTTAATGAATGACTTAATGTCCTTCGGCATACATAGAATGTGGAAACAATTCATGATTTATCACAGTGCAGTGCATACCGGACAAAAAGTGCTAGATCTAGCCGGAGGTACTGGAGATTTAAGTATTAAATTTTCACGATTAGTTGGTAATTCAGGAATAGTAGTATTAGTAGATATCAATGATTCTATGATAGATCTAGGACAAAAAAAATTACGCAATTTAGGTATATTAAATAATGTGATATATGTACAGGCTGATGCTGAGGCTTTACCTTTCCCTGAAAATACTTTTGATTGTGTCGCTGTTGCTTTTGGTTTACGTAATTTCACAAACAAGAAACAAGCATTATGTTCAATACATAGAGTTCTAAAATCTAAAGGTAAATTACTAATTTTAGACTTTGGAGTACCTACTTTTAAAATATTAAATATAATATACGATTTATATTCATTTCACGTCTTACCCAAAATAGGTGAATTAATAGCTCAAGACGCTAATAGTTATCGCTATCTTGTAGAATCTATTCGTATGCATCCAGATCAAGAAACTCTGAAAAACATGATGACACAAACAGGATTCAATAATGTTAAATATTTTAATATGACTTATGGAATTGCAGTATTACACTGCGCACATAAATATTAAAACAACATATTTATATTCACAAACTATTATTAAATCCTTAAAATTATTCTGCATAAAACTACAGTATCTAATTATTTTTATATTTTAATAAGAAATAGTTATATATTTTCAGTATTAAAAAAAAAAAATTATATTGTATAATGCATATATACTGTAATACTTATTATTGCTTTTAATAAGTATATAATGTGGGATATAAAAATGTTTTATTTTAATAAAAAACAGTAATTTATAATTAAAATAACATTTTTTACAAAATATTTAGATAATATCTAGTTATACATTACTAATTTTATTCTATTTACATTGATAATACCTTATTAAGGAATAAATCATATGATCCAATATTTCTAGATTCTTGCAAAAAATAAATATTACTTATGTTCAAAAATATTGAATTACAATGATTAATGATAAGTAGGCTCTTATACTAAGAATATATTAGAATTATTATAGTTTTCTTAAATATACTATTTAAAACATGATCAAAATATTTATCTAATTATTTAAATAAATTATAGGAAATTTAATGTTTGTTGATGAATTATATCGATTTTTTTACATAATTAAAACAATACTAAACTATGGATTAAGTGATTTTGTTCCTACCCATCGACTAATTTTTCCATTAAGAATAGGCAGTAGATTTTTTTTACGTGTTTTAAATAAGCATTATCAACTAACTTTAGGAGAACGACTTCGTTTAGCATTGCAAGAATTAGGTCCAATATGGATTAAATTAGGTCAAATACTTTCTACTCGTCGTGATATTTTCTCAGATTCTATTGCAGATCAATTGTCAATACTGCAAGATCGCGTGGCGCCTTTCGATGGTATCCTTGCTAAAACATATATAGAGCGTGCTATTGGTAATCCATTAGAAACATGGTTTAAAGATTTTCAAGAAATACCATTAGCATCCGCATCTATTTCACAAGTACATTCCGCCAGATTTAAAAAAAACAATAAAGATATAGTAATCAAAGTTATTCGCCCAGGTCTCTTGCCTATTATTAAAACAGATATACGTTTAATGCATAGATTAGCCAATTGGATTTATAAATTCCTACCAGAAGGACGGAAATTTAAATTTTCAGAAGTTGTTTCAGAATATGAAAAAACCCTTTTTAACGAACTTAATTTGTTAAAAGAAGCAGCTAATACTATTCAATTACGAAGAAATTTTAAAAAAAGTCAAATATTATACATACCCAAAGTATATGTAGATTTTTGCAGCGAAAAAGTTATGGTTATGGAACGTATTTATGGTATACCTGTATATGATATAGTTGCATTAAAGAAACAAAGAACTAATATGAAATTATTAGCAGAACGCGGGATAGAAGTGTTTTTTACTCAAGTATTTAGAGACAGTTTTTTTCATGGAGATATGCATCCTGGTAATATATTCATTAGCTATAAACATCCAGATAATCCAAAATATATTAGTATTGATTGTGGTATTATCGGATCTTTAAATAAAAAAGATAAATACTATTTAGCAGCAAATTTTATCGCATTTTTTAATCGCGACTATCGTAAGATAGCTGAACTACATCTTGACTCAGGTTGGATACCCGTAAATACTAACATCGAAGACTTTGAATGCGCAATGAGAACAGTATTTGAACCAATTTTTGAACAACCGCTAGAAAACGTTCCTTTTAGTAAAATATTACTATATTTATTTAATACCGCACGATGTTTTAATATGGAAATACAACCTCAATTGATCCTATTACAAAAAACTTTATTATATATTGAAGGAATAGTGAGACAACTATATCCTCATTTAAATCTTTGGAAATCTGCTAGACCTTTTTTAGAAAAATGGATGCAAGATCAACTAAAATTTTCAACAACAATATGTGCCTTGACAGATAAAATACCTTATTGGATAGATAAGATACCAGAATTACCTACTTTATTATCTAACGAATTTAAACGTTCTTGCATGCTACAAAAAAAAATAGAAATGTTGATAACAGAGTTAAAAACGCAACGAACCAAACAAAGCCAAGCATTATTCTTATTCGGGGTTGGAGCAACATTAATTACCAGCAGTATTTTCTTATGTATACAAGATAAATATTTTAAAAATTTTTCTATTTTTTTATTTATCACTGGAATATTTATTTGGACAATAGGCTGGAAACGTATTATGCAGTAATCATTATTACTATTATTATCAATATCACGTTTAATTTTATTTCTAATAAAAGATTATTTTAACAATTCAAAAAATATCTCCATATATATGCTATACAAATTAAAATATTCTATATTCAATGTAACTATTTTGGCATAATGATATTAACTACTATAGATTTAAACTATATTAGTTTACATTAACATGATTAAAATTTAAACTATTTTAAAAAATAACCTATTAATTGCAATATACAATATATATTATATATAATGTATATTGTGATCAGTAGTAATACCAAATTTAGAACAATAAATATAAACTTAATGCCTATTAAATATCATGAAATACAAAGATTTACGTGATTTTATCAAAATTCTAGAGTATAGAGGAGACTTAAAAAGAATTACTCTTCCTATTAATCCTGATTTAGAAATAACAGAAATTGCTGATCGTACCATTAAATCTGGAGGGCCAGCTCTCTTTTTTGAAAACCCTAAAGGATACACAATACCTGTTCTTTGTAACTTATTTGGTACACCCAATAGAATAGCTCTAGGTATGGGGAAAGAAAATATTCTATCATTACGTGATATTGGAAAATTGCTTGCATTTTTAAAAGAACCTGAACTCCCAACAGGGATACATGATTTTTTTTCTAAAATACCTAATTTTCGTCATATTTTACATATGCCTATCAAGCGTGTGAGTACAGCTCCATGCCAAGAAAATGTTTGGTGTAATAAAGATGTAGACATTACACATATGCCAATAATGCGTTGTTGGCCCAAAGATATATCTCCTGTAATTACCTGGGGGATCACAATAACTCGTGGTCCAAGAAGAAAACGACAAAATCTTGGAATTTATCGCCAACAAGTACTATCTAAAAACAAAATTCTTATAAGATGGCTATCTCATCGTGGTGGAGCATTAGATTTTCAAGAATGGTATAAATATACTTCAGAAAAAAGATTTCCCATTACTGTAGCATTAGGAGCCGATCCAGCTACTTTACTAGGAGCAGTAATCCCTATCCCTAATACTTTATCAGAATATGCTTTCTCCGGTCTATTAAGAGGTTATAAAACTGAAGTAATTAAATGCATTTCATGTGACTTGGATGTTCCAGCTAATTCTGAAATTATATTAGAAGGATATTTAGAACGAGGTAAAACAGCAATAGAGGGGCCTTTTGGAGATCACACAGGATACTACAATACTACTGCTCAATTTCCAGTATGCACTATTACCCACATTACCCAAAGAAACAATCCAATTTATCATTCTACTTATACTGGACGCCCACCAGATGAACCTGCAATGCTTGGAATGGCAATGAATGAAGTATTTATCCCTATAATACAAAAACAATTTCCAGAAATTATAGATTTTTATTTACCTCCTGAAGGTTGTTCATATAGACTAGCTATCGTAACCATAAAAAAACAATATATTGGACACGCCAAGCGTATAATTTTTGGAATATGGTCCTTTTTAAAACAATTTATGTATACTAAATTTATTATTATATGTGACGACGATATTAATGCACGAGATTGGAATGATGTAATATGGGCAATTACTACACGTATGGATCCTGCTCGAGATACCATAATAATAGAAAATACTCCAATTGATTACCTTGATTTTTCTAGCCCGATTTCTGGATTAGGCGCTAAAATAGGTATGGATGCTACAAACAAATGGCCCGGAGAAACTGAAAGAGAATGGGGTATTCCAATTAAAATGAACAATACAGTACGACATTATATTGATAGTATTTGGGATAAATTAAACATATTTCATAAAAGAAAACAACAACAGTAAAATAGTTTTTTAATTACAGAAATCATCATATTTTTATGATAATAAAAATTATAAATTATATTCTAACTATATAAAAGTCACTATATATTCTATTCTTTAATTAAAAACAGAATTTATAAATAAAATATAAATTAATCACGAATTAATACATATCTTTTTATTGTAGATATGATAATACTCTTTATGATTAATAATCAATACACCTTAAAAATTATCCCTGTATTTATTCTATTATGACTATTGATATAAATATTAAAATAATCTCAACTTTTAAATTTCTTACATCAAAAATAAGAACATATTAGTAGTATTAAGTCATTATTGTAAAAAATATTTTTTTATTTATTATTATATTTAATTAATGCAATAATTATAAAATCTATTATTTTATAATATATACACAAGTTCTTATACATATCAAATAATATTAGTATGATGATTAAAATCACACATCAAGAAACCAAGTAGAATATTATTATTAATTAAAATAAAAATATTATTTTTATTTTAATTAATAATATCTATATTTTAATAATCAATGTTTGTAGGATTATTAGGAGGTTGTATGAAAAAATTACATCTTATTTTAATAATAATTTCTTTAATATTTTCATGCAAAAGCATTTCCTCTTCAATTATAGAAGGAAAACAATATATTCGATTAAATAAACCTATTCATAATGCTCCTAAACTACTAGAGTTTTTTTCTTTTTATTGTCCGCATTGTTATCAATTCGAGCAAATTTATCATATTTCTAACAATATAGAAAAAACATTACCCAAAAACATAAATTTTTATAAATATCATGTAAATTTTTTAGGTAATTTAGGAAAACAATTAACACATGCTTGGGCTGTAGCAATAGCATTAGGAATAGAAAATAAAATCAGTCCCATATTATTTATAGCGATACAAAAACAACAATCTATCCATACCATAGAAGATATTCGTGCGATATTTATCAAATCTGGTGTTAATGCAGAAGAATTTGATACTGCTTGGGATAGTATATTAGTAAAATCTTTAGTCTTAGATCAAGAACAAGCAGCAATAAATTTTCATCTAAGAGGGGTTCCATCAATATTTATCAATGGCAAATATATGATAAAAAACGACAAACTAGATATATCATCAGTAAATGCTTACATGCAACAATTTTGTGAATTATTAAATTTACTCATAAATAAAACATAAAATTTTTATAATTATTACACTCTAAATATGATCATCTGGTTATATGACACAACTCCATTTTATTTTTATTATTTTAATATCTATGATAATATTATTATTTAGTGTTATTTATTAAATAAATATCCAACATTCTTTAATCTTTTCTACAAGATTAAATCATATATAAAATATCATTATGATTACAACTATAAATAATCCGATAATTTTAGTGGATGGTTCTTTTTATATACACCGCGCATATCATGCATTACCATCATTAAAAACCAGCAATGGAGAACCAGTATGGGTAATATATGGAGTAATCAATATGATCAAAAGTCTGCTAGTGCAATATCAACCTACTCATATGGTAATTATTTTTGATACA
This genomic interval from Candidatus Blochmannia sp. SNP contains the following:
- the udp gene encoding uridine phosphorylase, translating into MSITNVFHLGLKTSDLQGATLAILPGDPNRVKKIASLMHNPKYISSYREFTTWSARINENTIIICSTGIGGPSTSIVVEELSQLGIRTFLRVGTAGAIQKYIKIGDILIVTAAVRCDGASQHFAPLEFPATADLSCSVALIKAAKKIGIKSHHGVTVSSDTFYPGQERKDTYSGLIIKKLRGSMEEWKNMGVMSYEMESATLLTMCLTQGLRAGVVTGIIVNRTQQEAPNIIWIHNAEYMAIKVVIEGARILLNKEDNCI
- the rmuC gene encoding DNA recombination protein RmuC, which translates into the protein MTIIPFYLYNIISMLAGSLLTGVFCKIIKKRCIKRYKNDCKAHENALGIIKQNLKNESDLRHNIEQKLQNKSQIIYELYGKLSTTEERLKLLDHYHQKSEQLNHELHIQLNLNHTQELKLQELSIRLEEYKLATKEKQKLFTDSENRLAMQFENLANRIFEQNGYKIDKQNRITLDRMLYPLKEQLEGFKNQIQNNIEKEKQARHTLTYEIRNLHQLNAKITQETINLTQALKGNNKTQGSWGEVILTRALEASGMREGHEFHVQVSIKQTNGHRLQPDVIIHLPQGKDVVIDSKISLVAYERYFNSNNEEDRQLAITDHVHSLRAHIKSLSKKDYQKLFGLNTLDYILMFVPIESAFMLAIEKEASLLTDAMRYNIMLISPTTLLIALRTINNLWRYEYQNCHSKKIADKAGRLYDKLRLFMDDLNKIGLYLNKAEIIYNAAKNKFSEGKGNIISQAESFRALGVQIKQPIIPNEITPHSIFLCDKENNSSNPSDFEDDIIRNTCHEPLTNS
- the ubiE gene encoding bifunctional demethylmenaquinone methyltransferase/2-methoxy-6-polyprenyl-1,4-benzoquinol methylase UbiE; amino-acid sequence: MNNKHKKNTTHFGFQKIPKNKKTLLVSNIFHTIASKYDLMNDLMSFGIHRMWKQFMIYHSAVHTGQKVLDLAGGTGDLSIKFSRLVGNSGIVVLVDINDSMIDLGQKKLRNLGILNNVIYVQADAEALPFPENTFDCVAVAFGLRNFTNKKQALCSIHRVLKSKGKLLILDFGVPTFKILNIIYDLYSFHVLPKIGELIAQDANSYRYLVESIRMHPDQETLKNMMTQTGFNNVKYFNMTYGIAVLHCAHKY
- the ubiB gene encoding ubiquinone biosynthesis regulatory protein kinase UbiB, coding for MFVDELYRFFYIIKTILNYGLSDFVPTHRLIFPLRIGSRFFLRVLNKHYQLTLGERLRLALQELGPIWIKLGQILSTRRDIFSDSIADQLSILQDRVAPFDGILAKTYIERAIGNPLETWFKDFQEIPLASASISQVHSARFKKNNKDIVIKVIRPGLLPIIKTDIRLMHRLANWIYKFLPEGRKFKFSEVVSEYEKTLFNELNLLKEAANTIQLRRNFKKSQILYIPKVYVDFCSEKVMVMERIYGIPVYDIVALKKQRTNMKLLAERGIEVFFTQVFRDSFFHGDMHPGNIFISYKHPDNPKYISIDCGIIGSLNKKDKYYLAANFIAFFNRDYRKIAELHLDSGWIPVNTNIEDFECAMRTVFEPIFEQPLENVPFSKILLYLFNTARCFNMEIQPQLILLQKTLLYIEGIVRQLYPHLNLWKSARPFLEKWMQDQLKFSTTICALTDKIPYWIDKIPELPTLLSNEFKRSCMLQKKIEMLITELKTQRTKQSQALFLFGVGATLITSSIFLCIQDKYFKNFSIFLFITGIFIWTIGWKRIMQ
- the ubiD gene encoding 4-hydroxy-3-polyprenylbenzoate decarboxylase encodes the protein MKYKDLRDFIKILEYRGDLKRITLPINPDLEITEIADRTIKSGGPALFFENPKGYTIPVLCNLFGTPNRIALGMGKENILSLRDIGKLLAFLKEPELPTGIHDFFSKIPNFRHILHMPIKRVSTAPCQENVWCNKDVDITHMPIMRCWPKDISPVITWGITITRGPRRKRQNLGIYRQQVLSKNKILIRWLSHRGGALDFQEWYKYTSEKRFPITVALGADPATLLGAVIPIPNTLSEYAFSGLLRGYKTEVIKCISCDLDVPANSEIILEGYLERGKTAIEGPFGDHTGYYNTTAQFPVCTITHITQRNNPIYHSTYTGRPPDEPAMLGMAMNEVFIPIIQKQFPEIIDFYLPPEGCSYRLAIVTIKKQYIGHAKRIIFGIWSFLKQFMYTKFIIICDDDINARDWNDVIWAITTRMDPARDTIIIENTPIDYLDFSSPISGLGAKIGMDATNKWPGETEREWGIPIKMNNTVRHYIDSIWDKLNIFHKRKQQQ
- the dsbA gene encoding thiol:disulfide interchange protein DsbA; this translates as MKKLHLILIIISLIFSCKSISSSIIEGKQYIRLNKPIHNAPKLLEFFSFYCPHCYQFEQIYHISNNIEKTLPKNINFYKYHVNFLGNLGKQLTHAWAVAIALGIENKISPILFIAIQKQQSIHTIEDIRAIFIKSGVNAEEFDTAWDSILVKSLVLDQEQAAINFHLRGVPSIFINGKYMIKNDKLDISSVNAYMQQFCELLNLLINKT